The Rhizoctonia solani chromosome 13, complete sequence nucleotide sequence AATCAGCCGAAAAGGAAAGTAGTCCCAAACATGGCTCAAAGCTCGACGCCGAAGCCGCATTTCAAGACGACGGGCGACTTCAAATCTCCTTTGGCCATCGGTTGTCCAAACGATTGCCATCGAATTATGCCGAGCCGGTGAACGAAATTGGACTCGACGAAGTGGGGTTCCGCGATGCACCTCCTATGAACGTCAACATCATGATCGTAGGAAGCAGGGGGGACGTACAGCCTTATCTTGCACTTGGCCAGAGGCTTCAAAACTACGGCCACACCGTTCGAATATCGACACATGAAACATTTCGCAAACTAGTGAAAGACTCTGGGCTACGTTTCTTTAACATCGGGGGAGACCCTCATGAGCTAATGAGCTACATGGTTCGGAATCCTGGACTCATTCCTGGTTTCGAAAGTGTGCTGAAAGGCGACATTGGGAAGAAACAAGTGATGGTCGCTGAGGTAAGTGACCGTTGTTATTATGGATATAGATGTTTGTTACTCATTAGATCTGGAAAGATGCTTGAAAGGTGTTGCCTATCGTGCTATGAAGTTGACGAAGAGTCACCGAATGAAGGTGGATTTGTAGCAGATGCGATAATATCCAATCCGCCCACGTTCGCTCACATTCATTGCGCCGAAGCGCTTGGCATTCCGTTACTCTTGTCGTTCAGTGAGTTGGCTCTTCTCTATTTTGAGATAATTTGACTAAGAGTAACAAGCTATGCCATGGTGTGCTACTGCTGCCTTCCCGCATCCGTTGGTGAACGTCAAGCAGAGCGGGTCGCACGAGCCAAATGCGGTGAACTATTACTCGTACACCCTGGTAGATATGCTGACATGGCAAGGGTGAGTCTTAATCGCAATCAAAACTAAGCATCAAGCTCAGGAGCCCTCCTAGACTTGGCCATGCTATCAACAAGTTCCGTACCAAAAAACTAGGGCTCCCCTACTTGTCAACTGCATCAGCCGTCACCATGATACAGCGCAGCGCCATTCCATGGACTTATTGTATCTCACCTGCCCTCATTCCGAAACCTCAGGATTGGTTGACACATAttggtacgcatatattctcTTCAGGTCAGACTCCCACTGATCATCCCAATAGATGTGGTTGGCTTTTATTTTTTGGATCTAGCCAATAACTACGTCCCTCCCACTGACCTGTTCGATTTTCTGGCTTCAGGAGAGCCACCAATCTACGTTGGGTTGGTTGGGCATTTCCGTTAATAATAAAAAGACAACTCGAGCTCACCACCATACATTTAGATTCGGTTCAATCGTTCTGAATGATCCTCAAGAAATGACTAGTTAGTTTCCAAATGACAATTCAGCATGATTAAGTGACTCAATGATTTATTTTATAGGAGCCATTCTTGCAGGGATATCACAGGCTGGAGTGCGAGCTATAGTGTCGCCGGGGTGGGGCGGGCTCGATGAGACGATGGTCAAATCGGCAGGGCCACATGTATTTGCTCTCGGAAACGCGCCCCACGATTGGCTCTTTCAACATGTAAGCGCCGTCTGCCATCATGGAGGGGCAGGTTAGTATTTCCTGTGACTCTTAGGGTTCATAAATCACCATTCTTAACATTCTTAATGCCAGGTACAACTGCCATTGGCTTGAAATGTGGGAAACCTACAATCATTGTCCCATTCTTTGGTGATCAGGTGTGGCCTACCTCTGTATGATGTCCTCATCCGGAATTTAAGGATGATTTTCAACCAGCACTATCTACCAGGGATTGATCCTTAAACTGAAATTCAGTACGTACTGAAAGTCAGCACATGAAATACTGAGATCCAAGGCTGACTGAAATCCCAAAAATCGCCAATTTAAACACGTATTGAAAGTTAGTATGAATCAAGTTTGCGACTTTTTTAAGTATGTTATGATACAAATAAGGACGTAAAGAGAACATTCCAAAATCCGAATCAGTATCATAGAACATGAAATAGACTTGCCATTGTGTAAATGGTCAATCAATCTCAACCGTCACATCAAGCATATCCACTTGGCCAACAACAGATGTAcgttcaacaacaaatgagCCCTGGTGCTCAGTTGTTATACGACCAATGAGACAGTCAATTTTAGTGGCATCAACAACCTCAGCACCAGCATAGTTGCCAGATGAGAGCCGGTACTCCACAAGGTCAGCATCATTATGGTACCGCAGGTGAGGGAAAGCCATAATCACAGCAAGAACTTGGGTACAGGGGTTTGGCACATTTAGGCTTGCAATTAAGTCAGCCTCAATGACAACAAACATCCCGGTTTGACCATAGCTGAGTATCTCATTGGGGAACTCAACTGCATGAGGCCGGTCCCAGCGCCAACGAGACATTTTTGAGTGAAACTAAGTTAGAGGTAGGGTAAGCAATTGCCTTGCAAGTCCAAATGCTACTTACCCGAACATGTGATGCATCGCGCATTGTTTTATTACTGGGCACAACCATAGCCCCCCGAATAACGTCACCACCAACAACAGCCTCAGCCAGTGACTTGTCCAGTCGCTGCATCCTACCCCACACCTTCAAGGGCCGGTTTGCTAGTGCATTGGACATGTCTTCTACAGGGATACCTATTACAGGGCCAAGGTATTTAGCAATCTTGAGCTGTAACAAGCGTTGAAGGGGGAGTGTTTTTGATGGGTTGATAAAGACAAGGTCAGGGTAGTGATCATACTGGACTCCATGCCTGATATTCTCCTGACGTTCATCAAGCTCAAGTTCTTCTGTAAGCCCATATACCAACTTAATTTGTGATAACTGGGCAAGCTGGAGGACACGACGGTTGATGCTAGAGTATGGGAAACGGCGGCTCATGCTTGCACGTGTAAGTGCACCACAAAAGCGCTCCATTGGGAAGGCCCAGTATGCCCAGACAGGACCCATGGCCTCAATGTTGTTGGCAATGTGAAGGAGGGCGTGGAGTGGGAGGGTACAAGCAGAAAGGCGGGCTTGATCATTCATGTAGTAGTATCTATACACCAATACACATGTTAGCTACACCGGCAAAATCAAGTACATATTAAATCAACTTACTTTTCGTAGTCTTTCACCCATTTTGCAAATCCTTCACGAATGGTAACTATGTTGTTGGGTGTGATCTCAAAGTCAATACACATATTAATGAGGCGGACAAGTTCAATAAAATGCCAATAATACTTTTGATGGACAAAGCGGCCTCGCAGGAGCACAGGACCAAGCATAGTGGCAAGTAGTAACCGAGCTTTGGCAGTAAGTTCAGCACGCTTTTTCTTTGGATTGGGTACGCGACAGCCAAACGTGTATGGGATGTTGTTGCCGGCTAGAGGGCAGGCCTCAGCAATTGTTGTCCATACGTCTGGGTGCAGCAGATATTCTTCAGTCCCTGATCCAAATGCCTCAAAGTTTCCGCTTCGCGTCCACAAGTCAAAGAGAGTGGGAATAATATTTTCAAAAATTAAGTGCATAAAGTCGTGGGGAAACGAGACTGGGAATGAGAGGCCGGGCACCCGTGCAAGGGGGGCAAGTCCATTGATGCCTGTTCGTAAGGACCGCCGACCCTCTTCAGCATCATTTTGAGCCTCCTCCACCCACATTGCTTCCTCAAGGTATTCAGTGTGTGTTCGAAGGGGGAGGTTCTGcgtgtcgtacaccactgtaaggtgggtacgcgctggtggaggcgggcgcttgtggccgtactactacactggcttatgtaatctaactgactaaggctaactactaactactaagtcgcttaaggcgacaactaactatctactgtcgaTGCggaggggcctgaggcctggaggtgtggtaggttaggtaaaggggtgagtgctactgatactacttgggggccggctacttagctggctgactaccttctctaatgtgtaagagacaaggtaaaatcgacttggtgtctccaagcgatttccctgctgtatatatagacaaagcacactatctacatggtctgtgctcgtgagagaaagaagtagctaagacaaatgagaagcgtgctgcgggctgcgcagaagcgtggatttctcctaagcgcccttggcacggcatcttggcgcggcatctcggcataataagcgccgagatcacgtgatcgaaaaacaaaaggtatccagtccgtaaaaaatactacaaatatcagaaaaatcgtgcaagtccaatggtatatgttaggaggttataacattgccccccccttaaaggctcttggcggagtcacgagcctttttcagttgtgacttgttgaagcgtttgaTTTCCTCCTGACTATGCTCAAGTAactcctctggttcccatgagttgtccTCGggtccatatcctttccacttgattaagtaaaaccattttccccgttgcctttttgagtcaatgatctgttctacctcgtattcctcttctccctctattgtttcagggggaggtcgtTCTGGAAATGGCTGGCTCGGAGACTCATGAACTTTGGATAACAACCCTACATAGAACACATTGTGGATCCTCAAGGTTTCAGGCAACTtcaggcggtaggcgtggctggaaATTTTTTCTGAGATCTCGAAGGGGCCCAGTCTTTTAGGGTCTAGTTTATTGGAATTGGTTCTTAattccacgttttttccgtCCAACCAGACTTTTTCACCGATTGAGTATTCTGGTGTAGTTCCCTTGTCTCTGGCCATTCTTTCCTTACTCATCCTGAGGGCGGCCtcggcttctttccattcgtTGGCTAGGTTGTCTACCAATTGATCTGCctctgggacgttggatggCACATTGGAGGGGTTCATTAttgggtttcttccatagacCAGTTCAAACGGTGTCTTTCCTGTAGCGGCGtgcttggcattgttgtaggcgTATTCTGCCAAAGGTAGCCACGTGGCCCAATCTGAATGATCCGCGGCCATGTAAGAACGGAGGTAGAATTCGATGAACTGGTTTACCCGCTCTGTTTGACCATCCGATTCAGGGTGGTAAGCTGAAGAGAATGACGGCTTGACTCCTAGCCTTTGGTAGAGGGCCCTgaggaattttcctgtgaacgTGGTTCCTCTATCTGAGACGGTCCTAATGGGCAATCCGTGAAGTTTCCAGACATGTGTGATGAACAAGTCCGCAAGTCCCTTGGCTGTCACCTTTTTTGATgtagggatgaagtggccgaATTTTGAAAAGGAATCTATTACCACTAGGATTGCATCATGACCTTGGGACTTTGGAAACCCTgtaatgaagtcataggagattGTGTGGAACGGGAAAGGGGGGACTTCTAATGGCTTCAAGGATATAACCGGGGCGTGGGCACGGCGATTTGCTTGACAAgtaggacaacattctacccattccttggaggacgacttcattcctggccaccaatagTTGCGGCTCAGGAGTTCCAGGGTTCTTTGTTGTCCAGGGTGCCCTGCCAGGGGTGAATTGTGGAATTCTCTGAGTAGACGTTCCTTCAGGGCTTCAGAGTCTGGAACAACTAgttttccgcggtaccataggaggtcttcctcccaatcatagtctctgtaagctttccgaatggaggggggtgcattgtccgcatcttctgtcaggaattggataatggGTTCTAGGGATGGGTCCTCCCTCAGTTTGTTCCTGATTTCCGTGACTATCTCAAGTTCTTCCTCagacgtgttggcaaatacctcGGATGGTAACATGACCtctggttcttggggttcaTCTACATAGTCCGCTCTTCTGGATAGTGCATCCGGTTTCCccgactgtttccctgggcaatagtggatttcaaaattgaagtcgcccaggaatatgcgccatctaGCGTGTTGCCGGTTGAATgtttgtgcctgcatccaatattccaagttcctatgatctgtgaagacttgtgtcgtagacacactcgataccagggaatttattcccattttctcaaatttaaacaaagactaacggacaacattttcgatcacgtgacttcggcgcttatatcatacgctaagcgccgagccacgtccccatccgcacttacctcagcatacgtagccacctccaccggatgacatcattatgacacgtcagtgacacgtatgcatgagtaaggccaactgcggagcggggttcttatttgatatggtattgcatataaatgtatttgtaattagatagctctgtaatatataaggaggccaatcGACCacggtaacacccaggtcaattacctcttgtcgcatcccactttgtacgagggccttatagcccagtaagCACTTAGtcacacgccttaagcgttgttcttgctgtacatacgtagctcgccgccgccttaaAGCGCGCGGTCATCGTAGATAGTTGGTTTGTCGTTGTAGGGTACCCatcgccgccttaagcggttctctgtagtagttacacggccacaagcgcccgcaccctcgacgtccttacagacgtctaggacactaggtaatcaaccttaagttggttgcaaaccgtgcccaccaagcacaccttACTTAgtctcaacaaacaagaaggtcccctgtactagcacgagggaaatcacctgatcggGCTCGCCTTtcgctatcaataatcaaactagcgtcggccccaggtagtaccgaattgctataaggcagacggattctaattgtccgcgtaccaccggtcaccgcaccctttgtcagcggaactagtcagcagatccacccgcttgcagaaaacccgtcccacatcacgcccgcacACGGCAGTCGATTGGttgatagggactgtccaacgctaggcggttgacgcaagttcttagcgccagaacaataaagcgacccataagtcctgtcacaggcaccaTCCCCCCTACTTCGCCCATCATTACgtcccgcaccccctctcgcgcttcctcccgcgcttCCCAACGCGCCAcctcccaccaaggccgctcatatccccatgagatggcaacccgttcccggagcaccgctcgtcccccgtcccctctcgatcaaggagagttgggacccgctCTTCCGGCAGCCGCCGATGAGCCGAGAAGCCTCGAACCAGAGGTCTATGGGGAAATCTCCCTCGGCCGcgcaatctccctcctcctgggattgcaaaaccaagtcatccggCTCGAACAGGAACTCGAGGAACTCAAGGAGGTcaacaaggaagcccaagattGGATGGGAGCGGTTGACCAAACCCTCACTCGAATCGAGGCTATTGgggggccccagccccacacaccagaagaccggaagcCCCCGGCAGtcgaggccacgcccaggcccatATCCAAAACcgaccctcttccagcgcctagtgcgcccctcattgcctgggccaaccccaccAAGCCGCCCAtcacctttgcccaaccaactCCCGTCCGGGCTCCCCCGAGAATCCCTACTCCCACTCCACCTGCGCCTATCAGGCTCCAATCCCCCCTTGCCTCTCAACCAGCGGCTCCAGTAGTCGCTTATCAAGCCCCCGTCAAGGTGGATCACCCCGACGCCTATACGGGGAAGATTGGTAATGAGTCCAGACAATGGCTCACCAGGATGATGGCATGGGTCCGCCTCAATCAGCGAATGTTCCCAACCGATCAGGAGGTATtgtccttcctcctgatgaacatgaaggacacgGCAGGAGCCTGGGCACACCCCCACCTTGATCAACTAGGGTCTCACagggccatcatccaaacagTCGAGGACTTTAGGAGGGAGTTCCTATCCGCATTTGGGAATCCGGACGCTACACGAGCCGCTGAGCGGCAAATCACaaaccttactcagacaggaacctgtgctgagtacatcactaagttcaggaccatcgccatggacctggactggaacgacgccgccctttgcgggcaatttgcacgtggcctccactgggaggtcagccgcctcattgccacTCGAGAACGGCGACccaccaccctccttgagctgcagaacgcggctctggtcatcgacaacgccctccgtgaggagcgcgccagccacccgcctaagggtaataagtctggcacCTCCAataccacccccaataggggggcgagtaccggccaacaggccaccagaccagggcgcctctccggcaaccccaactttgtctccaaggaggagcgtaaccgccgcagggctgaaggcctttgcatcaaatgcggtaagCCGGGCcacaaatttgcggaatgccgcactggctggaaagccacacccaaggaggaaggggccaaaaaggaagccgccaagattggcaaagagtctggacccgaatcgggaaaagactaagggtacctgctgccgcgcgcaaggaccccaaggactctggtcgtatagaaatttgtaatatatccaaTAGCAcgaatagaatctccccacTCTTCACTATTTCTATTACACCAGAGAAACGAGCGgaacacttagaagtcctgattgactcaggcgccacatcttCTTTTATGCACCCCCgtaccgcggaatcactccgcctcccacttaTCGATCTCCCTACGCCCcgtaccgttactatgctcaatgggtcgagcccccaggcaggcaaaatctggaagaaggccaatctaaccttctcctttgatggcaagaaaatgaccgagaccttcctcatctgcaatacagggtctcacgccgccatcttgggattaaagtggctagacgcccacaacccagaaattgattggaaccaacGCACCCTTTCCTTCCCCCATGCTCCACcggaacacgtggccattgccgaagaggaggaagccaacAAGaatccccttgaaggagtaccccctgaATACCACCagtacgccaaggtatttggggaagaagaattcaacaagcttcccccgcACAGGCATTACGACATTGCCATCGAACTCACAGAGGAAGGCCCACTCAATTCCCCGTTGTACAGCATGACCGATGCCGAGTCCACCacgctcaaggactggcttagggacgaactcaaggctggaaagatccgccccagtaaatCGTCAATTAGttccccagtcatgtttgttcctaaaaaggatggttcccgtcgCCTTGTAGTCGACTACCGTCgcctcaataaccggacTAAGAAAAATGTGTATCCATTACCCCgtcctgatgacctcatggcccagctccgcggcgccaaggtatttACCAAACTGGACTTACgatggggttataacaatgtccgggtcaaggaaggtgacgagtggaagacggctttccgcaccaagtatggcctaTACGAATCCCTGGTAATGACTTTTGGTTTAACGAACGCCCCCGCtgctttccaacacttcatgaacgaattgttcaaagacctattggatgtatgcgtcatcatatacctaGATGatatcctgatctactccaaggatgacgcatcccatACTCAGCACGTCCATGAAGTTTTGCGGCGCCTATTAgaaaaccaactgttctgtaaAGCCTCAAAGTGTACTTTCCACGTAACCTccgtggaatacctgggaatcattgtgtcggataagggtttcagtctggacaagctcaaaatccaggcagtac carries:
- a CDS encoding glycosyltransferase family 1 protein, which codes for MKVRTGSNIDYAFLQLFARSGRVEPALERPDNYHPPLFLSMIVDDRIDKYPGSSDLQSVTPNDFYQSPDSELFSQSFEAVARAESDQPLLPSYSPHRRSNESTLEQGGASLEKRFTWGLSEKESSPKHGSKLDAEAAFQDDGRLQISFGHRLSKRLPSNYAEPVNEIGLDEVGFRDAPPMNVNIMIVGSRGDVQPYLALGQRLQNYGHTVRISTHETFRKLVKDSGLRFFNIGGDPHELMSYMVRNPGLIPGFESVLKGDIGKKQVMVAEMLERCCLSCYEVDEESPNEGGFVADAIISNPPTFAHIHCAEALGIPLLLSFTMPWCATAAFPHPLVNVKQSGSHEPNAVNYYSYTLVDMLTWQGLGHAINKFRTKKLGLPYLSTASAVTMIQRSAIPWTYCISPALIPKPQDWLTHIDVVGFYFLDLANNYVPPTDLFDFLASGEPPIYVGFGSIVLNDPQEMTRAILAGISQAGVRAIVSPGWGGLDETMVKSAGPHVFALGNAPHDWLFQHVSAVCHHGGAGTTAIGLKCGKPTIIVPFFGDQVWPTSV
- a CDS encoding Retrotransposable element Tf2 protein; translated protein: MGINSLVSSVSTTQVFTDHRNLEYWMQAQTFNRQHARWRIFLGDFNFEIHYCPGKQSGKPDALSRRADYVDEPQEPEVMLPSEVFANTSEEELEIVTEIRNKLREDPSLEPIIQFLTEDADNAPPSIRKAYRDYDWEEDLLWYRGKLVVPDSEALKERLLREFHNSPLAGHPGQQRTLELLSRNYWWPGMKSSSKEWVECCPTCQANRRAHAPVISLKPLEVPPFPFHTISYDFITGFPKSQGHDAILVVIDSFSKFGHFIPTSKKVTAKGLADLFITHVWKLHGLPIRTVSDRGTTFTGKFLRALYQRLGVKPSFSSAYHPESDGQTERVNQFIEFYLRSYMAADHSDWATWLPLAEYAYNNAKHAATGKTPFELVYGRNPIMNPSNVPSNVPEADQLVDNLANEWKEAEAALRMSKERMARDKGTTPEYSIGEKVWLDGKNVELRTNSNKLDPKRLGPFEISEKISSHAYRLKLPETLRIHNVFYVGLLSKVHESPSQPFPERPPPETIEGEEEYEVEQIIDSKRQRGKWFYLIKWKGYGPEDNSWEPEELLEHSQEEIKRFNKSQLKKARDSAKSL
- a CDS encoding Retrotransposon-derived protein PEG10 translates to MATRSRSTARPPSPLDQGELGPALPAAADEPRSLEPEVYGEISLGRAISLLLGLQNQVIRLEQELEELKEVNKEAQDWMGAVDQTLTRIEAIGGPQPHTPEDRKPPAVEATPRPISKTDPLPAPSAPLIAWANPTKPPITFAQPTPVRAPPRIPTPTPPAPIRLQSPLASQPAAPVVAYQAPVKVDHPDAYTGKIGNESRQWLTRMMAWVRLNQRMFPTDQEVLSFLLMNMKDTAGAWAHPHLDQLGSHRAIIQTVEDFRREFLSAFGNPDATRAAERQITNLTQTGTCAEYITKFRTIAMDLDWNDAALCGQFARGLHWEVSRLIATRERRPTTLLELQNAALVIDNALREERASHPPKGNKSGTSNTTPNRGASTGQQATRPGRLSGNPNFVSKEERNRRRAEGLCIKCGKPGHKFAECRTGWKATPKEEGAKKEAAKIGKESGPESGKD